The following proteins are encoded in a genomic region of Leptospira fainei serovar Hurstbridge str. BUT 6:
- a CDS encoding phosphatase PAP2 family protein, whose translation MKSILGKADYAAAKFIRERLHYPWLNRILSRLNRGEMMLLIILPYLAYATWKNNLAHPWWIVLPYTGLIAYANDRFVLFLKKAISRKRPLITIVGKVDGNPDMKHSFPSAHASNSMTAAILLVFLFGFPEWFLLLSLLAGIGRLLSLHHFPSDVLGGWLIGSGFGFLGLLLGRGLISLFTGAY comes from the coding sequence ATTAAAAGTATATTGGGGAAAGCGGATTATGCCGCAGCCAAGTTTATTCGAGAAAGACTCCACTACCCTTGGCTTAACCGTATTTTATCGCGATTAAATCGCGGAGAAATGATGCTTTTAATCATCCTTCCGTATCTTGCATATGCGACATGGAAAAATAACCTAGCTCACCCATGGTGGATCGTACTCCCATATACGGGTTTAATCGCCTATGCGAACGACCGATTCGTTTTATTTTTGAAGAAAGCCATCTCGAGGAAAAGACCCTTGATAACCATCGTAGGTAAAGTAGACGGCAATCCTGACATGAAACATTCTTTTCCTTCGGCCCATGCATCCAACTCGATGACTGCAGCAATTTTGCTGGTATTTTTATTCGGGTTCCCGGAATGGTTTTTGCTTTTAAGCTTGTTAGCAGGGATAGGAAGATTGCTATCCCTGCATCACTTTCCGAGCGACGTGCTCGGAGGTTGGTTAATTGGGAGTGGATTCGGCTTTTTGGGTCTTCTTCTTGGCAGGGGTCTTATTTCCCTGTTTACCGGCGCCTACTAA
- a CDS encoding Re/Si-specific NAD(P)(+) transhydrogenase subunit alpha: MNIGVLKEAKEETRVAVTPDVVDALKKIGASVLVEKGAGESSYFSDEDYKKAGATIVSRPDILKKSDIVTSIHLADASTLSKIKKGGIYLGMFQPAMNAQVVKKLASQQVTLISLDAIARITRAQSMDVLSSQATVSGYKAVLLAATHLTRFFPMLTTAAGTITPASVLIIGAGVAGLQAIATSRRLGAVVDVFDTRPEVKEQVQSLGAKFVEVEGARHSAEAGGYAVEQTEEYKKKQQEAIDKFAGKADAIITTALIPGRKAPVLITKKIVERMKAGSVIVDLASSMGGNCEYTQHGKTVLTKNGVSVIGHLNLPGSLPGDSSRMFAKNILNFLKLLLKEKKINLDLSDEILSSTTITFDGEIRHKLTQDALVGAGKQGNKTPAKKKTQKAESTPN, translated from the coding sequence ATGAACATCGGAGTACTAAAAGAAGCGAAGGAAGAAACCCGGGTAGCGGTAACCCCCGACGTAGTTGATGCCCTCAAAAAAATCGGGGCCTCAGTTCTCGTTGAAAAGGGAGCCGGAGAGTCATCTTACTTTTCAGACGAAGATTATAAAAAGGCCGGAGCAACGATCGTTTCTCGTCCGGATATTCTCAAGAAATCGGATATCGTAACAAGCATTCATTTAGCGGACGCCTCCACACTTTCTAAAATTAAGAAAGGCGGAATCTATTTGGGAATGTTCCAACCGGCAATGAATGCCCAAGTAGTGAAAAAATTAGCGTCCCAGCAGGTGACTTTGATCAGCTTGGACGCGATTGCTCGTATAACGAGAGCGCAATCCATGGACGTGCTGTCTTCTCAGGCGACTGTTTCAGGCTATAAAGCGGTTCTACTCGCTGCAACACATCTCACCCGATTTTTCCCGATGTTGACGACCGCAGCCGGAACGATTACTCCGGCATCCGTTTTGATCATCGGCGCCGGAGTTGCCGGTCTACAAGCGATAGCTACCTCTAGAAGATTAGGCGCCGTTGTGGACGTATTCGATACTCGTCCGGAAGTGAAAGAGCAAGTTCAATCGCTGGGAGCAAAATTCGTCGAAGTAGAAGGCGCTCGCCATTCTGCGGAAGCTGGCGGGTATGCCGTTGAACAAACCGAAGAATATAAAAAGAAACAGCAAGAAGCAATCGATAAGTTTGCGGGAAAAGCTGACGCTATTATTACGACCGCACTCATTCCTGGACGCAAAGCGCCGGTTCTTATTACAAAGAAAATTGTGGAGAGAATGAAAGCCGGTTCAGTGATCGTTGACTTAGCATCCAGTATGGGTGGAAACTGCGAATATACGCAGCATGGTAAAACGGTTCTGACTAAGAACGGCGTTTCGGTAATAGGACATCTTAATTTACCGGGTTCTCTTCCCGGCGATTCTTCTAGAATGTTTGCTAAGAATATTCTTAATTTCTTGAAACTTCTACTTAAAGAAAAGAAGATAAACTTAGACTTAAGCGACGAGATTCTTTCCTCAACGACGATTACGTTTGATGGAGAAATTCGTCATAAGCTTACCCAGGATGCTTTAGTAGGCGCCGGTAAACAGGGAAATAAGACCCCTGCCAAGAAGAAGACCCAAAAAGCCGAATCCACTCCCAATTAA
- a CDS encoding UDP-glucuronic acid decarboxylase family protein has product MVSRVLVTGGAGFIGSHLCERLINQGHEVICLDNFHTGRKENIEKLLSNSRFELIRHDITEPIRLEVDKIYNFACPASPVHYQSNAIKTIKTNVLGMMNTLGLAKRVKARILQASTSEVYGNPLEHPQKESYWGNVNPIGIRSCYDEGKRVAETLCFDYHRNHKVDIRVIRIFNTYGPRMLPDDGRVVSNFVVQALAGKDITIYGDGSQTRSFCYVDDLVEGIIKMMETPDFIGPVNLGNDGEFTVKELAELVIQEIRSSSKIIYKPLPQDDPSRRKPDLSLARQKLAYEPKVALKDGIRKTVEYFKNHLD; this is encoded by the coding sequence ATGGTTAGTAGAGTTTTAGTCACTGGCGGAGCCGGGTTTATCGGATCCCACCTATGTGAAAGGTTAATCAATCAGGGTCACGAAGTTATTTGCCTAGATAATTTTCACACAGGCCGAAAAGAGAACATTGAAAAACTTTTAAGCAACTCGCGCTTCGAATTAATTCGGCACGATATAACGGAACCGATTCGATTGGAAGTGGATAAGATTTATAACTTTGCTTGTCCGGCGAGTCCCGTACATTACCAATCCAACGCGATTAAAACTATCAAGACGAACGTCCTTGGAATGATGAACACGTTAGGCCTAGCCAAGCGGGTAAAAGCGAGAATTCTACAAGCCTCGACTAGCGAAGTTTACGGAAATCCGTTGGAACATCCGCAGAAAGAATCTTATTGGGGGAATGTAAACCCGATAGGAATTCGAAGTTGCTATGACGAAGGTAAGAGGGTGGCGGAAACTCTTTGCTTTGACTACCATCGAAATCATAAGGTCGATATTCGAGTCATTCGAATTTTTAATACATACGGTCCTAGAATGCTCCCGGATGACGGCAGAGTTGTGAGCAACTTTGTTGTACAGGCGTTGGCAGGAAAAGACATCACCATCTACGGAGATGGATCTCAAACTAGATCTTTCTGCTATGTAGATGATTTGGTGGAAGGCATAATTAAAATGATGGAGACACCTGATTTTATCGGGCCAGTCAATCTTGGCAACGACGGCGAATTTACCGTAAAGGAGTTAGCCGAACTGGTAATTCAGGAAATAAGATCCTCGTCCAAAATCATATATAAGCCTCTCCCCCAAGACGATCCTTCGCGTCGAAAGCCGGATCTAAGTCTTGCTAGACAGAAACTGGCATATGAACCGAAAGTTGCGTTAAAAGACGGAATCCGGAAAACAGTCGAGTATTTCAAAAATCACTTGGATTAA
- a CDS encoding M50 family metallopeptidase has product MENRFLRLALLLAIVATLLSYWNHGWVSYLKDFVVLIHEAGHATATLLTGGSVQTIELQGDESGQTIASPLAGKAPFVFVVSAGYLGCCLVGGFLLNRGFKGRLVRPTLLMLGGAILLLTLKYTAAGSLAQKTGLSWGVFVLIAAFLPFGWDRLVTVFLGTSITLYSLYDLLDFTENIQNTDAGILAYWATGSDPKNATPKSVVFLGYLIALLWSFFSISIIFFSLKRAVVPVSDPSVEEFSPEFSIPGENNGESPFPGEVTPEVLDWFLSRGLDLNGKPLSPEFKDLEKLDG; this is encoded by the coding sequence ATGGAAAATCGATTCCTACGTCTTGCGCTCCTGTTGGCTATCGTCGCTACCCTGCTTTCGTACTGGAATCACGGATGGGTGTCCTACTTAAAAGACTTCGTGGTATTAATTCACGAAGCAGGGCATGCAACGGCAACGTTACTTACCGGTGGAAGTGTCCAGACTATCGAACTTCAAGGTGACGAATCCGGGCAAACTATCGCTTCTCCACTTGCAGGAAAAGCCCCTTTCGTATTCGTAGTATCGGCCGGCTATTTAGGCTGTTGCTTAGTCGGCGGTTTTTTGTTAAACCGAGGTTTCAAAGGGAGGCTAGTCAGACCTACTCTTTTGATGCTGGGCGGTGCGATTTTACTTTTAACGTTGAAATATACTGCAGCCGGAAGTCTTGCACAAAAGACCGGACTTTCTTGGGGAGTCTTCGTATTGATTGCGGCTTTTTTACCCTTCGGCTGGGACAGGTTAGTAACAGTCTTTCTGGGAACGAGCATAACGTTATATAGTCTTTATGATCTCTTAGATTTCACGGAAAATATCCAAAATACCGATGCCGGGATTCTTGCTTACTGGGCTACGGGATCCGATCCGAAAAACGCAACTCCTAAATCAGTCGTATTTCTGGGATATTTGATTGCTCTCCTCTGGTCTTTTTTTAGCATATCCATCATATTCTTTTCCTTGAAACGAGCGGTAGTTCCGGTTTCGGATCCGAGCGTGGAAGAATTTTCTCCTGAATTTTCAATACCTGGAGAAAATAATGGAGAATCTCCTTTTCCGGGGGAAGTTACACCAGAAGTCCTGGATTGGTTTTTAAGCCGCGGCTTGGATTTGAACGGTAAACCTTTGTCGCCCGAGTTTAAAGATTTAGAGAAATTAGATGGTTAG
- a CDS encoding methyl-accepting chemotaxis protein, producing the protein MRKNLPITGKEIHFPANAVIISRTDLKGRITYVSKDFAEVSGFTEREMLGEPHNIVRHPDLPPVIYEDLWKTIQSGRPWNGIVKNRAKNGDHYWVDATVTPVLENGKITSYMSVRKKAERADIEKADKLYQKLNRGTSFGFKISSAIHNMQARLGNLGLAFVQLSLILLPTWYLCYRFFSVDPLLSSFTLGSGLLGAFSILLTMSKQGNKIKEVVEIVRQLVNGNLLADISRQEGREDVDKIYTNIRCLSISLWGLIVQMKENYGRNLNLYETLFKSLEKFRSSTQTQAASVEETAAASVELSKTIEEIVITIGEQTRSLSNVNNSIGSIDSSLRETSHSMEELASQTGEVSGRAHRAELIFNEAIRSMDEIKAFSNQINKIVGIITSISERTNLLALNASIESARAGEAGKGFSVVADEISKLAEQTKHSIKDIIQLVKNTSVSVEEGAIKVNQSVDVFRKLQDYIEKVHTSASQVRAHLSEQSNRLREIRMSSDQVLALGQMMNNSSEQQKISAEEISASMHVISKNAEEIATTSEDMKDTVDDTLHHSERFKSILGHFKTEKELP; encoded by the coding sequence ATGAGGAAAAACCTTCCTATCACTGGCAAAGAAATTCATTTTCCGGCGAACGCAGTCATCATTTCGAGAACGGATCTGAAAGGTAGAATTACGTACGTCTCTAAGGATTTTGCCGAGGTTAGCGGCTTCACCGAACGAGAGATGTTAGGAGAGCCGCATAATATCGTTCGTCATCCGGACTTACCTCCCGTCATTTACGAGGATTTGTGGAAAACCATACAGTCCGGACGCCCATGGAACGGGATCGTTAAAAATAGGGCTAAAAACGGAGATCATTATTGGGTGGATGCGACCGTTACTCCGGTTTTAGAAAACGGTAAGATTACGAGCTATATGTCCGTTCGTAAGAAAGCGGAAAGGGCGGACATCGAAAAAGCGGATAAGCTTTACCAAAAACTTAATCGCGGCACAAGCTTCGGATTCAAAATCTCATCTGCAATTCATAATATGCAGGCAAGACTCGGTAATCTCGGTTTAGCTTTCGTTCAATTAAGTCTCATCCTACTCCCGACTTGGTATTTATGTTACCGTTTTTTTTCCGTCGATCCATTATTATCTTCGTTTACTCTCGGATCCGGACTGTTAGGGGCGTTTTCGATTTTACTGACGATGTCCAAACAAGGGAATAAAATTAAAGAAGTCGTAGAAATAGTCAGGCAATTAGTAAACGGAAATTTATTAGCCGACATATCCAGACAAGAGGGTCGAGAGGATGTGGATAAGATTTATACGAATATCCGCTGCTTATCCATCAGCTTATGGGGACTTATAGTCCAAATGAAGGAGAACTATGGGAGAAACTTAAATTTATACGAAACGTTATTCAAGTCCCTTGAAAAATTCAGAAGTAGCACACAAACACAAGCCGCATCCGTAGAAGAAACTGCCGCCGCATCCGTAGAACTTTCAAAGACGATTGAAGAGATAGTAATTACGATAGGAGAACAGACTCGTAGTCTTTCTAACGTGAATAATAGTATCGGTTCGATCGATTCTTCTTTACGTGAAACTTCCCATTCAATGGAAGAACTCGCATCTCAGACGGGAGAGGTATCCGGTAGAGCTCATCGAGCGGAACTTATCTTTAATGAAGCCATTCGTTCGATGGACGAGATTAAGGCTTTCTCTAATCAAATCAATAAAATTGTCGGTATCATAACTAGCATTTCGGAACGGACGAATTTACTCGCTTTGAATGCCTCGATCGAATCGGCCCGTGCAGGAGAAGCGGGGAAAGGTTTTTCGGTCGTTGCAGATGAAATATCGAAACTCGCGGAACAGACAAAGCATAGTATCAAAGATATCATTCAGCTGGTAAAAAACACGTCCGTTTCCGTAGAAGAAGGTGCGATAAAAGTAAACCAGTCGGTGGATGTTTTTCGAAAACTTCAGGATTATATCGAGAAAGTTCATACATCGGCTTCGCAGGTTCGAGCTCATTTAAGCGAACAATCCAATAGATTGCGGGAAATTCGTATGAGTTCCGACCAGGTGCTCGCGCTTGGGCAGATGATGAATAACTCTTCCGAACAACAAAAAATATCCGCGGAAGAAATTTCAGCTTCGATGCATGTCATCTCTAAAAACGCGGAAGAGATCGCAACAACATCGGAGGATATGAAAGACACCGTAGACGATACATTGCATCATTCCGAAAGATTTAAGAGCATACTCGGTCATTTTAAAACGGAAAAAGAGCTTCCCTAA